The genomic segment ATGAAAGAAACCGAAATTAGAAGCAGAGGATGGAGAGGGAGTCAGAGTCGCGCGTCAGgggaagagaagagggagaggCGAGCCAGCAGCGGTGGGCCTCGCCGTCGCCGCCCTGCTGCTCGCCGTTCGCCACCAACGTCGAAGAAGAAGGAGATCAGAATCGGAAGTGAAGAGGGTCGCGTTTCACGCCGTGCAGTCGCGTTGCCCTCACCGCGTCGTGTCGCCGCGCCGTCAATCGTCCTCACCGCACCCCACAACGAGCTGCGTTCCCTAGCCACCCGTTGCATCCTCCCTGTGCCGTTCTTCACGCCATTGCGTTCCTTCGTCGCCGCCGCCGTTGACAGAAGAGGGAGTTTGATCCGAGAGCGCAGTGAGGGAAGGGCGTCGCCGGAGGAGAGCCTGGCACCGCCGCCGCCACTGTTCGCCGCGCCGTCATCTCTAGCCTGCGCCGTTGCTAGTCGCGCGAGGGGGAGACGCGCCGTGAGGGAGATCCGTCACGTTTCTGCCGTCGCCGATTCACACGCCGCCGTTGTGCTCCTTGCCGCAGCGCCGCTGCTGGAAGAGGAGAGCTCGCCAGTTCTGTCTCTCACTACCGTCTCCGTCGGAGCTGCCGCCACGGTCGCCGGAGCTTCTGGCCGAGCCTCAACCGCCGGGAAACCGTTACTGGAGCCTGTGTCATTTGGATTTCATCGCGAGTTACCTCCACCAGAAACCACCGCTGTGATTCTGATCACCGGGGATGACTCTGTGACTTTCGGGATCACCGCTGAAGCTCCAGGCAGAGTTTCTGCCGCTTGAGACCTTGCTGTTGTCGCCGGAAAATTTTGCCGGTAAGcgttttaagtttgatttcaGTTCTTTTGGAATTTCGAGAAGGTTTGATGCTGTGTGGTTTTTATAGTTGATCCACCGGAGCTTCTGGCCGCCGCCGGAGCTGTGCCGGGGCCGGTTCGAATCCGCAGCTGCTTCGTGTTGTTATTCCGGTAAGAAATTATGTTTCGAAAGCCCTACGTTAGTGTCCCGTACGTGTATTAAAGCCTTTATGGTATTAATGTTCCTAGAGTTAGTAACTGAGGTTGCTTGTTGTAATTTAGAGTTGTTTATGCTGCTGCAAAAATGTGTGGGGTTGTGCTTTGAAGCTGCCTTTGATTTTGAGTTGAGGCGGAAAGGACTTGATGATACGTTTGGGTTATGGAAttttgcgttttgaggtaggggcgctttccaaaaaactatgttttgtgtattggaattattacatatggatactgatgtgagatattgtgtatttagtgattgtatctgccttatATATCATTTGAttgactcgaatgattatggatgttgatggggctgaattgttgtgcggctttgtgaaatgtaatgtttgaagttgattctttaaagatttgaatttgagtttaatccgttgaggattgatttgatttgagccaattattttaatgatgtgaaaagtcgaatgcacttttgaattcagcacggtttattttaattgatttggttttggacaaatgatttgttattgagccgtttctttaaagctttggaaatgagttatatcgattgatattgagttgatttGAAATGGTATCCTTGAGATACGCCACTGAGGCgattgttggatttagcttgctttaaattgatttctggttttgagctgttgaaaaggaatgagaaatggtttagttgggacccgaaccgggtggcaaaagtccaagttttaggggaggtgctgccgaaatttctataaaatcctacACTTGTTTGTAAGgttatttaaaaagggttggatttgagaaattgtattaNNNNNNNNNNNNNNNNNNNNNNNNNNNNNNNNNNNNNNNNNNNNNNNNNNNNNNNNNNNNNNNNNNNNNNNNNNNNNNNNNNNNNNNNNNNNNNNNNNNNNNNNNNNNNNNNNNNNNNNNNNNNNNNNNNNNNNNNNNNNNNNNNNNNNNNNNNNNNNNNNNNNNNNNNNNNNNNNNNNNNNNNNNNNNNNNNNNNNNNNNNNNNNNNNNNNNNNNNNNNNNNNNNNNNNNNNNNNNNNNNNNNNNNNNNNNNNNNNNNNNNNNNNNNNNNNNNNNNNNNNNNNNNNNNNNNNNNNNNNNNNNNNNNNNNNNNNNNNNNNNNNNNNNNNNNNNNNNNNNNNNNNNNNNNNNNNNNNNNNNNNNNNNNNNNNNNNNNNNNNNNNNNNNNNNNNNNNNNNNNNNNNNNNNNNNNNNNNNNNNNNNNNNNNNNNNNNNNNNNNNNNNNNNNNNNNNNNNNNNNNNNNNNNNNNNNNNNNNNNNNNNNNNNNNNNNNNNNNNNNNNNNNNNNNNNNNNNNNNNNNNNNNNNNNNNNNNNNNNNNNNNNNNNNNNNNNNNNNNNNNNNNNNNNNNNNNNNNNNNNNNNNNNNNNNNNNNNNNNNNNNNNNNNNNNNNNNNNNNNNNNNNNNNNNNNNNNNNNNNNNNNNNNNNNNNNNNNNNNNNNNNNNNNNNNNNNNNNNNNNNNNNNNNNNNNNNNNNNNNNNNNNNNNNNNNNNNNNNNNNNNNNNNNNNNNNNNNNNNNNNNNNNNNNNNNNNNNNNNNNNNNNNNNNNNNNNNNNNNNNNNNNNNNNNNNNNNNNNNNNNNNNNNNNNNNNNNNNNNNNNNNNNNNNNNNNNNNNNNNNNNNNNNNNNNNNNNNNNNNNNNNNNNNNNNNNNNNNNNNNNNNNNNNNNNNNNNNNNNNNNNNNNNNNNNNNNNNNNNNNNNNNNNNNNNNNNNNNNNNNNNNNNNNNNNNNNNNNNNNNNNNNNNNNNNNNNNNNNNNNNNNNNNNNNNNNNNNNNNNNNNNNNNNNNNNNNNNNNNNNNNNNNNNNNNNNNNNNNNNNNNNNNNNNNNNNNNNNNNNNNNNNNNNNNNNNNNNNNNNNNNNNNNNNNNNNNNNNNNNNNNNNNNNNNNNNNNNNNNNNNNNNNNNNNNNNNNNNNNNNNNNNNNNNNNNNNNNNNNNNNNNNNNNNNNNNNNNNNNNNNNNNNNNNNNNNNNNNNNNNNNNNNNNNNNNNNNNNNNNNNNNNNNNNNNNNNNNNNNNNNNNNNNNNNNNNNNNNNNNNNNNNNNNNNNNNNNNNNNNNNNNNNNNNNNNNNNNNNNNNNNNNNNNNNNNNNNNNNNNNNNNNNNNNNNNNNNNNNNNNNNNNNNNNNNNNNNNNNNNNNNNNNNNNNNNNNNNNNNNNNNNNNNNNNNNNNNNNNNNNNNNNNNNNNNNNNNNNNNNNNNNNNNNNNNNNNNNNNNNNNNNNNNNNNNNNNNNNNNNNNNNNNNNNNNNNNNNNNNNNNNNNNNNNNNNNNNNNNNNNNNNNNNNNNNNNNNNNNNNNNNNNNNNNNNNNNNNNNNNNNNNNNNNNNNNNNNNNNNNNNNNNNNNNNNNNNNNNNNNNNNNNNNNNNNNNNNNNNNNNNNNNNNNNNNNNNNNNNNNNNNNNNNNNNNNNNNNNNNNNNNNNNNNNNNNNNNNNNNNNNNNNNNNNNNNNNNNNNNNNNNNNNNNNNNNNNNNNNNNNNNNNNNNNNNNNNNNNNNNNNNNNNNNNNNNNNNNNNNNNNNNNNNNNNNNNNNNNNNNNNNNNNNNNNNNNNNNNNNNNNNNNNNNNNNNNNNNNNNNN from the Arachis duranensis cultivar V14167 unplaced genomic scaffold, aradu.V14167.gnm2.J7QH unplaced_Scaffold_43046, whole genome shotgun sequence genome contains:
- the LOC107472301 gene encoding uncharacterized protein LOC107472301, with protein sequence MKETEIRSRGWRGSQSRASGEEKRERRASSGGPRRRRPAARRSPPTSKKKEIRIGSEEGRVSRRAVALPSPRRVAAPSIVLTAPHNELRSLATRCILPVPFFTPLRSFVAAAVDRRGSLIRERSEGRASPEESLAPPPPLFAAPSSLACAVASRARGRRAVREIRHVSAVADSHAAVVLLAAAPLLEEESSPVLSLTTVSVGAAATVAGASGRASTAGKPLLEPVSFGFHRELPPPETTAVILITGDDSVTFGITAEAPGRVSAA